The Anaerolineales bacterium region TACCGCGGCGAAGCCACGCCCAAGGTGGACATCTACGCCCTCGGCGCCACGCTGCACCACCTACTGACCCTGCGTGACCCTCAGTTGGAGGCGCCGTTCTCCTTCGGCGAGCGCATGATCAGCGAGATCAATCCCAACGTCAGCCGCGAGTTTGCCGCGGTGGTGGAGCGCGCCCTTGAATACAAGCCGGAGGACCGCTACGAGAGCGCGCTGGAGATGAAAGAGGCGCTGATCAACGTGGCGCGCAAAACCGGCACCCTGCTCAACCTGAGCATCCCCACCACCATCAGCAGCGGCGCTCCCAGCCGCGGCGTGGGCGTCAAGCCTCTGTGGAGCTTCGAAGCCGAGGACGAGTTGCGCAGCTCGGCCACCTACCACGACGGCACGCTCTACATCGGCTGCTATGACAACAATCTCTACGCGGTGGACGCGGCCAACGGCGAGTTCAAATGGAAGTACCCCACTGACGGCGGCATCGCCAGCAAACCCGCCATTTTTGATAACAACATCTACTTCGGTTCCGAAGATAAACGCCTGCACGTGATCTCGACCCGCTCCGGCAAAGTGGTGTGGACGCACTACACGGATGGGCCGGTGCGCTCCTCGCCGCGGATCGCAGAGGGGCACGTGTTCATCGGCTCGGATGACGGCAGTCTGCATGCCGTCAGCCTCAGCAGCGGCCGCCTGGCCTGGCGCTCAGAGGCCGGCTCACCCGTGCGCTCCACGCCCTGGGTCGGCAATGAGCACATCTACTTCGGCTCCGAGGCTGGCGATTTCACCGCCACCGATTTTCGCGGCGACGCCAAATGGCGCTTCAAGGCCAAGCGCGCTATCACCTCCTCGCCCGTGCTGCAGGACGGCGTGGTGTACTTCAACTCGATGGACGGCACGCTGTACGCCCTGGACGCCAACACCGGCTGGGCTGTGTGGCGCTTCCGCCTGGGCAAGGGCAGCATCTGCACCCCGGCCATCGCCGGCAATGTGCTCTACACCGGCGCAGCCGACCACATCATCTACGCCGTAGACACCCGTTCCGCCAAGGAGCTGTGGCGCTATACCACCGAGCACCAGGTGAACGGCTCGCCCATCGTGCACCGAGACGCAGTCTACTGCGGCTCGGTGGATGGCAGCCTGTACTGCCTGGATGCAGCCAGCGGCCGCATGCGCTGGCGCTACCAGACCGGTGCCCCGATCACAGGGACCCCCGTTGCCCACGATGACATGATCTTCATTGGCTCAACCGACAAAAAACTGTATGCCTTCCTGGCATAGCGGAGCACAAGAGAGCGTTATGGCCAACTTCCTTAAGAAGCTGTTTTCAAAGAAGAAGGGCGCTTCAGCCCCGTTGCCCAGCAACGCCGCCACCGCGCCGCTGAGCGAAGCCCAACTGTGGGATCTGGGCAGCGGCGAGCGGCCCGGCAAGTACATTCACATCATCGCGGGCAGCGCCCTGGACCAGGGGCAGCGCCGCGAGAACAACGAAGACAGCCTGCTGTGCTTCAACGGCACACTGGGCGCCGGCGACATGGCGATCCCCTTCGGCGTGTATGTCGTGGCCGATGGCATGGGCGGCCACCGCAGCGGCGAGATCGCCAGCGAGACCGCCGTGCGCGCTCTGGGGCACTACCTGATGCAGCGGCTCTACAAGCCGCTCTTCGGGCCTGACCCGCAGCCCGCGGATGAGTCCCTGCGTGAGATCATGGAAGGCGCGGTGAGCGAAGCCCACCGCGCCGTCAAGCGCGCCGCCCCCGGCGGCGGCTGCACCCTCACCGCCGCCCTGGTGGTTGGCACCCAGCTGGTCATCGCCCACCTGGGCGACAGCCGCGCCTACATGGTGCACCGCGACGGGCGCATGGAGCAGCTTACCAAGGACCACACGCTGGTCAAACGCCTGCAGGAAATGGGGCAGCTTAGCGAGGAAGAAGCAGCTGACCATCCGCAAAAATCCGTGCTCTACCGCGCCCTGGGCCAGGGGGATGTTGTCCAGGCAGATTTCTTCACCGGCAGCCTCTCGCCCAACAGCTTTCTGCTGCTGTGCTCGGATGGCTTGTGGGGCTTCGTTGAAGAAGATGACATTCAAACCATCATCAACGCCACCACCAGCCCCTACCTGGCCTGCCTGCATCTGGTAGAAGCAGCCAACGCCGCCGGCGGCGCCGACAACATTGCCGTGGTGCTGGCGCGTCTAGTGCACTAAGAGCATACCCGTGGGGGCTCCTGCCCGGCTGGATTCAGCTACACTGATAGTTCATGGCAACCAGTTATCTGGATAACTACTACGCCCGCCTGGGCATCCCGCGGGATGCCAGCCAGGATGAAGTGCAGCGCGCCTACCGTCGCGCCGCGCGCCAGTTTCACCCGGATACCAACAAGCACACCGGCGCCAACGAGCTCTTCCTGCTGGTACAGGAAGCCTTCGACACCCTGCAAGACCCGCAACTGCGCCGCGAGTATGACGCCAGCCTGCCCGAAGACATTGAAGCGCCCCCCGCCCTGATGGTGAATGCACTGTACAGCCGCCCGCAGATCACACCAGACGAGCCCGGGCAGGTAATCTACGTTCTGCTTGACCTCAAACCCAGCGCCAGCGAGGAAGAGCGGCGGCTCAAGCCGCCGCTCAATGTCGCCCTGGTGCTGGATACGTCCACTTCCATGGCCGGGGCGCGGCTGAGCCAGGTGGTCAAAGCCGCCAGCCAGTTCGTCTCGCAACTCAGCGAGCACGACATTCTTTCGGTCATCACTTTCAATGACCGCGCCCAGGTGGTGGTGCCGGCCCAGCCCGGCCTTGATATCCAGCGCCTTATCTCGCGCCTCAGCACGTTGCAGACCAGCGGCGGCACCGAGATGTACCAAGGGCTCAAGGCCGGCCTGGTGGAAGTGCAGCGCCACCTGCGTGCCAGCGCCACCAACCACATCGTACTGATCACAGACGGCCGCACCTATGGCGACGAAGCCGCCTGCCTAGACCTGGCCAGCCAGGCCGCCCAACAGGGTATCCCGATCAGCGCCATTGGCATTGGCGACGAATGGAACGAAGAGTTCATTGACCAGCTGGTGTCCAAATCCGGCGGCAGCAGCTTGTATGCCGACAAGAGCGCCGAGATTCACACCCTGCTCGAAAAGCGGCTCAATACGCTCAGCCTCAGCTATGCCAACAACGTCAAACTGAGCTACGAAAATGGAGCGATGAGCAAACTGAATTACGTCTTCCGTCTCTCGCCAGACCTCGGCCCGGTTTCGCTTCAACAGCCCATCTTCCTGGGCAATGTGCCGCAGAACGACAGCCTCAGCGTGCTGCTGGAATTCGAGATCGACAGCCGCGGCGCGCAAGACGGCTACCTGACCCTGGCAGAAGGGCGCCTCAGCCTGGACGTGCCCACCCGCCCCATTCCCTCCAACTCGGCCCGCTTCCAGCTCACCCGCCAGATCTCGGAGATCATCGAGCCGGAGGCGCCGCCCAATACGCTCATCACCGCCATCGGCAAGCTCTCGCTGTATCGCATGCAGGAACGCGCCCGCCACGAGCTGGAGCATGGCGACTCTGAAGCCGCGGCCAAGCGCATGCGCATGCTGGCCACGCGGCTGCTCTCGCAGGGGCAGCGCAGCCTGGCGCGCACAGTGCTGCTGGCCGCTGATGACCTAAAGGAGAGCGAAGCGCTGGGTGCGAAAGAGGGAAAACAGATAAAATACGGCACACGCGCCCTGATTGACGACACCGAAGGGCGCGGGAAACGAGGCTCAGGGTGATCGTCGTTTGCAGCGGTTGCGGCAAGAACCAGCAACAGGAAGATCTCTTCTGCCCGGACTGCGGGGCTAAGCTCATTCAGGATGAGGGTCTGCGCACCATGCCGATGGACAGTTCTCCCGGTGGGCTCACCACCACTCGCCTGCAAACCAGCGGCACGCTGATGCGCCCCAACGGCCCAGCCCGCCTGAACCTGCATATCATTCGCAGCGGGCAAATTTTGCCGCTGGAAGGGCCGGGCGAATTCATCGTCGGCCGGGTCAGCTCGGGCCAGTCCATCCTACCGGATGTGGATTTGGAACCGTACGCGGCCTACGAGTCCGGCGTCTCCCGCTTGCATGCTCGCATCCGCATTGTGGAAGACGGAATCTCCATCACCGATCTGGGCTCATCCAACGGCACCCGCCTCAACAATGAGAAGCTTTCCCCCCACCAGACCTACCCCGTGAGCAACAAGGATGTGCTGCGCTTCGGGCGCTTAAGCATCCAAGCCCTCACCGGCGAATAGAGAGCGCATGCCACACACTGTACTTATCCATCTGCATAACGAAGACCCCGTCGTGGGCGAGATCGAAGAACTGCCTACGCCCACTGACACCATGCTGCGCGTTATGAACCCACGCAAGCGTGACGGCAAAGACCTGCACTATCTGCAGAACGATGTCACCACCGTTTATTGGCCGTGGACGCGTATCAGCTTTGTCGAGATCCTGCCCAGCGGCGGCGAAGACGAGATTATCGGCTTTGTGCGTGAATAAGACCCATGAGTGAAGCTCCCCTGACTAACAAACGCATCCTGGTGGTGGATGACGAAGAGCGCATCGTGCGCTTCATCCGCCTCAACCTGGAGCAGGACGGCTTCCAGGTTGAGGAAGCCTTCTCCGGCAAGAAGGCGCTCGACAAGCTACGCCAAAGCCTGCCCGATCTCATCGTGCTGGATGTGATGCTGCCGGATATTGACGGCTTTGAAGTGTTGCGCCTGATCCGCGAGAATAATGATGTGCCCGTGATCATGCTCACCGCCAAGTCAGAGGAAGATGACCGCGTGCGCGGCCTGGAGCTTGGCGCCGATGACTACGTCACCAAGCCGTTCAGCCCGCGCGAGCTGGTGAGCCGGGTGCGCGCCGTGCTACGCCGCACCGAATCCCAGCGCGGCAGCGAGGGCATCATCCAGGTGGATGACCGCCTCAAGCTGGATTTTGACCGCCGCGAAGTATGGGTGGACGGCAAGCTGGTGAGGCTGCGCCCCACCGAGTACCGCCTGCTCTACCACCTGGTGCAGAATGCCGGCTGGGTAGTAACCCATGACCAGATCCTGGCCAAAGTATGGGGCTACGAGTACCGCGACGAGCCGCATTACGTGCGTCTGTATGTCAATTACCTGCGCGAAAAGCTGGAGAAAGACCCGGCCAACCCCAAATACATCCTGACCGAGCGCGGTGTGGGTTATCGCTTTGTAGACTTCAAGCGAGAGAACGAGCAGGCGAAAGAAGCCCCCAAAGAAGCAAAAAAGAGCAAGAAGTAACTACTGGCCGTCTTTTGTTTCGGCCGAGTAGAACGCTGCAAAGAATCAACCGTCACAAACAAATGCCCGCTGAACAGCGGGCTTTTTATTGCAAGGACATACCTCCCAGTAAACCAATGAGGAACAGTGGCATCCAGCAGCACCACTCCATTGGGTTCAGGCCAAAGATATCCAACTATGCGCCTTTCTGGGCGTGCTTATCCATCTCATCGGCCAGGGCCAGCAGGTAATACCAGTTGTAGATACCGTACTTGTGGCCATCCTCCCACTCTACGTTAATGGCATAGTTGCCGACGGCCTCGATGCCCACCAGGCGTGTGGCATTCGCGCTCATCAGCGGGATGATGAAGACGCCGGGGTCTGGCTCTGGCTTCATGTTCTCGTGGCCGCCGCGGCACTGGGCGCAGGGGCAGGCGTTGCGCAGCAGCTCGAACGGGTAGCTGGCCACGCGGCCATTGCTCCACTCGATGGTCAGCCGCGCTTCGGAGCGGTTGGCGGTCATGGATCTGGGGGTGATCTCAGTCATGCGTTCGCTTTATGGATAGTGCGAGCACTACCCTTCCTTTCTATTGTTCGACTACTACTTCAAGATAGGTTGCTGCGGCCCAGCCAGCGCGGGCAGCATCCACCGGGGTCACCAGATACCACCAGGTCAGCCCGTCCACTTCCTGCGGCCCATCGCGCACTATGAAGACCTCAGCGTCGTAGGCGAGGAACTGGATATTGGTGGAAAGCCCCGGTGCATTGCGAATGTTCAGACCGCGGCCTTCCGTGCCTACGATCTGCACATAGGCACCCACGCCCATTTGCCCGCTGGGCGGGCCAACGAATTCCGGCGTGGGGGTAGAGGTAGGCACCAGGGTGGCGGTGGGGGCGGGTGTGTTGGTTGGGCCGGGTATCCAGGTCAGGGCGGCGGCGCGGTCTTCGACCGTGCTGGCGGGCAAGTAGGCGAACATGGCAAACACGCCTGCGGCGCCCAGCACGATCGCCAGAGCCAGGGCGGCCAGCAATACACGCGGGGTGGCGTAACGGCGAATGCGCTGCAGCAGGTCTTGGATATCCACGCGCACAAGGATACTATGCGCAAGGCAGTTGCGAACAGCCGTCCGGTTATTGGCCCCAGCTGGTCAGCAGGAAACCATCAGACACGCAGCGGAAACCGCGGCCATGCCCGCCCGAGCCCGGCTCGTGCGACAGACGTGTATACGTCAGACTGTATACCGGGGGGTCATACCAGGCCGCTCCGCGCAGGACAACATGCCCCTCATCAAACCAATCGTCGATCCACTCCCGAACATTGCCGCCCATATCCAGCACATCATAGGGGCTATGTCCTTGCGAAAAGGAGCCGACGGCAACGGTGCTATCCTGAAAAAGGTCACGCCCCACTTGAGCCCGTACGGGGATATTGTCTTCTTCGCCCCATGGGAAGCTATTCGCATTCTCGCCGCGGGCGGCTTTCTCCCATTCCAGCTCATGCGGCAGGCGCCCTCCGGCCCACATGCAGAAGTCCTGGGCCTGATACCAAGTGATATACACCACGGGGTGGTTGGCATACTCGGGCAGGTAGTAGTACGGGTTTAGCTCCGGCCCGATGGGATAGTTGCATGCGCCAGCCGTCACGCATTTGCGATATTGTGCATTGGTCACCTGTGTGCGCGAGATCCAGTAACCCGGCAACTCAGCCCGCGCCATCTGCAAGGCAAACACGCTGCCTGGCGTATTCTCGGGCGCCTGCCCATAAGTGAACTCGCCTGCGGGGATATAGACTTCCAGTTGTTCGGTGCGAGGATTTAGCCGTACATATGAACGGCAGGATGGCAAAAAGCCCAGCAGAATGCAGGTTGACGCAATCACTACCCATTTCTTGAATTGCATAAAGGCGCGTCGCTAACCAATGAGGCAGTCTAGGCATAAAGCGCAAACTTGTCAATCATCCTGTCTTCCTAGGCAGAAAAGCCGATTGGCTGCGATAAAATCGCCTTGCGATGTCAGAGAAACTACTGCTCAACAAGCGTTACCAGCTCCAGGACTTCCTGGAAAAGGGCGGCATGGCCACTGTATACCGTGGGCGTGACCTGATGCTGGAGCGCGATGTAGCCATCAAGGTGCTGCGCGAAGACTACTCCAAGGACGCCGGCTTTCGTGAGCGCTTCCGGCAGGAGGCCAAGGCGGCCGCCAACCTGAGCCACAGCAATATCGTCACCGTGTACGACTTTGGCTATGACGAGGAGCGCTTGTTCATCGTCATGGAGTACATCCCCGGCACGGACCTGAACACGCTCATCAAGCAAAAGCGCGTGTACTCGCTGGAGGAGGGTATCCCCATCGTCATCCAGGCCTGCAAAGGACTGGGCTACGCCCACCGTGCCGGCCTGGTGCACTGTGACATCAAGCCCCACAACTTCCTGGTGACGCCGGATGGCCGCGTCAAGGTGACCGATTTCGGCATCGCCCGCGCCCTGGCCTCGATCAACCCGCGTGAGGAGCAGGAGGTCGTGTGGGGTTCGCCGCAATATTTCTCGCCGGAGCAGGCAGCCGGCAGCGCCCCCTCCCCCGCCTCGGATGTATACAGCATGGGCGTGATCATGTATCTGATGTTCACCGGCCAGCTGCCATTTACAAGCAAAACCCCGGCCGAGCTGAGCCAGCAGCACCGCACCGAGCAGCCTGTGCCGCCCAACCAGCTGAACCCCAACATCCCGCCGGCGCTCAACGAGATCATGCTCAAGGTGCTCTCCAAAGAGCCCTCCGCCCGCTACCGGGCGGCTGACCAGCTGGGCCGCGTGCTGCTGACCTTCGCCGCGCCGCAGGTAGCTGCGGAGCGGGCGCAGGATGCGGCCACCATGGGCCCGATGGCAACCGCTGACCTGAACGGCGAGCCCGCCGAACAGGGCAAGACCGACTGGGTGGCGGTGGCGCTGGGTTTGCTGGCGGCGCTGGCAGTTGGCGGCCTGCTGCCGTTCTGGATGTGGGTGTATCTGGTGCACAACCCGCCGATCCAATAAGAAACACAGCCGGCCGAGTCATTCCGGCGTAGGGGCGCACCGCGGTGGGCCCCTACCATTTGTGCGCAAGCAAGCTCGCCCCCAGTAAACCCAGATTGCTTCGGGTCTGAAAGTTGCATGAAAGCAACTTTCAGCATCCTCGCAATGAAAGCAGAAAAGTTATTGTTGCTGGAAAGGGGTGGGGGTCAAAAGATATTACTAACAACTTTTGAGTGAGCGCAGACATGCGATGGTTTTACTCAATTTCAGGTTGTATATGGGGAGCTGGAGATTAAATCAAGGGACTGGACACCTGCCAAGCGTTGCCCGCCTACCCTCAGTTATAATTTTCCAATGGCGTCCAAGCCAATCATCGCTCCATCCATACTCAGTGCAGATTTTGGCTATTTAGCCGAGCAAATTGCCGAAGCCGAGCAGGCCGGGGCGGATTGGCTGCATATTGACGTGATGGATGGGCACTTCGTGCCGCCCATCACCATGGGCCAGCTGGTGACGCGGGTGTGCCGCCAGCACAGCCAGCTGCCGCTGGATGTGCACCTGATGGTGCAAAACCCCGACGGCATGCTGGCCTCGTTTGCCGAAGCCGGTGCCGACCACATCCACATCCATGTCGAAGCAAGCTCCGACCCGACCGCCAGCCTGGCGGCAATCCGCGCCCTGGGTTGCAAAGCCGGCCTGGCGCTTAACCCGCCCACGCCGGTCGAGCGCGTGCTGCCCTATCTTGAGCAGGCTGACATCATCCTGGTGATGAGCGTCAACCCGGGCCGCTCCGGCCAGGCGTTCATGCCCGAGAGCCTGGAGAAAGTGCGCCAGCTGCAGGCGGCGATCGCCGAGCGCGGGCTGGGCACGCTGATCGAGCTGGACGGCGGCATCGACGCCAGCACGCTGCCGGCCGCCCACAGCGCCGGCGGCCAGGCCTTCGTGGCCGGGCATGCCATCTTTGACCATCCCCAGGGGATTGCGGCGGGCGTCAACGCCCTGCGCAATGCCGCCC contains the following coding sequences:
- a CDS encoding DUF971 domain-containing protein, whose product is MTEITPRSMTANRSEARLTIEWSNGRVASYPFELLRNACPCAQCRGGHENMKPEPDPGVFIIPLMSANATRLVGIEAVGNYAINVEWEDGHKYGIYNWYYLLALADEMDKHAQKGA
- a CDS encoding FHA domain-containing protein gives rise to the protein MIVVCSGCGKNQQQEDLFCPDCGAKLIQDEGLRTMPMDSSPGGLTTTRLQTSGTLMRPNGPARLNLHIIRSGQILPLEGPGEFIVGRVSSGQSILPDVDLEPYAAYESGVSRLHARIRIVEDGISITDLGSSNGTRLNNEKLSPHQTYPVSNKDVLRFGRLSIQALTGE
- a CDS encoding response regulator transcription factor is translated as MSEAPLTNKRILVVDDEERIVRFIRLNLEQDGFQVEEAFSGKKALDKLRQSLPDLIVLDVMLPDIDGFEVLRLIRENNDVPVIMLTAKSEEDDRVRGLELGADDYVTKPFSPRELVSRVRAVLRRTESQRGSEGIIQVDDRLKLDFDRREVWVDGKLVRLRPTEYRLLYHLVQNAGWVVTHDQILAKVWGYEYRDEPHYVRLYVNYLREKLEKDPANPKYILTERGVGYRFVDFKRENEQAKEAPKEAKKSKK
- a CDS encoding PQQ-binding-like beta-propeller repeat protein — translated: MGSVYRSRDKNFKAIRLVAIKEMISQVTDPLVRKNIFQIFEREANILATLRHPSIPRIYDYFTIGERAYLVLEFIHGKNLEQLLSETTGFFPEEQVLAWAVELCDVLDYLHSHKPEPIIFRDIKPSNIMNTLQNHIALVDFGIAKVFESKQKNTMVGTQGYSPPDQYRGEATPKVDIYALGATLHHLLTLRDPQLEAPFSFGERMISEINPNVSREFAAVVERALEYKPEDRYESALEMKEALINVARKTGTLLNLSIPTTISSGAPSRGVGVKPLWSFEAEDELRSSATYHDGTLYIGCYDNNLYAVDAANGEFKWKYPTDGGIASKPAIFDNNIYFGSEDKRLHVISTRSGKVVWTHYTDGPVRSSPRIAEGHVFIGSDDGSLHAVSLSSGRLAWRSEAGSPVRSTPWVGNEHIYFGSEAGDFTATDFRGDAKWRFKAKRAITSSPVLQDGVVYFNSMDGTLYALDANTGWAVWRFRLGKGSICTPAIAGNVLYTGAADHIIYAVDTRSAKELWRYTTEHQVNGSPIVHRDAVYCGSVDGSLYCLDAASGRMRWRYQTGAPITGTPVAHDDMIFIGSTDKKLYAFLA
- a CDS encoding serine/threonine protein kinase translates to MSEKLLLNKRYQLQDFLEKGGMATVYRGRDLMLERDVAIKVLREDYSKDAGFRERFRQEAKAAANLSHSNIVTVYDFGYDEERLFIVMEYIPGTDLNTLIKQKRVYSLEEGIPIVIQACKGLGYAHRAGLVHCDIKPHNFLVTPDGRVKVTDFGIARALASINPREEQEVVWGSPQYFSPEQAAGSAPSPASDVYSMGVIMYLMFTGQLPFTSKTPAELSQQHRTEQPVPPNQLNPNIPPALNEIMLKVLSKEPSARYRAADQLGRVLLTFAAPQVAAERAQDAATMGPMATADLNGEPAEQGKTDWVAVALGLLAALAVGGLLPFWMWVYLVHNPPIQ
- a CDS encoding VWA domain-containing protein, which produces MATSYLDNYYARLGIPRDASQDEVQRAYRRAARQFHPDTNKHTGANELFLLVQEAFDTLQDPQLRREYDASLPEDIEAPPALMVNALYSRPQITPDEPGQVIYVLLDLKPSASEEERRLKPPLNVALVLDTSTSMAGARLSQVVKAASQFVSQLSEHDILSVITFNDRAQVVVPAQPGLDIQRLISRLSTLQTSGGTEMYQGLKAGLVEVQRHLRASATNHIVLITDGRTYGDEAACLDLASQAAQQGIPISAIGIGDEWNEEFIDQLVSKSGGSSLYADKSAEIHTLLEKRLNTLSLSYANNVKLSYENGAMSKLNYVFRLSPDLGPVSLQQPIFLGNVPQNDSLSVLLEFEIDSRGAQDGYLTLAEGRLSLDVPTRPIPSNSARFQLTRQISEIIEPEAPPNTLITAIGKLSLYRMQERARHELEHGDSEAAAKRMRMLATRLLSQGQRSLARTVLLAADDLKESEALGAKEGKQIKYGTRALIDDTEGRGKRGSG
- a CDS encoding formylglycine-generating enzyme family protein, with amino-acid sequence MQFKKWVVIASTCILLGFLPSCRSYVRLNPRTEQLEVYIPAGEFTYGQAPENTPGSVFALQMARAELPGYWISRTQVTNAQYRKCVTAGACNYPIGPELNPYYYLPEYANHPVVYITWYQAQDFCMWAGGRLPHELEWEKAARGENANSFPWGEEDNIPVRAQVGRDLFQDSTVAVGSFSQGHSPYDVLDMGGNVREWIDDWFDEGHVVLRGAAWYDPPVYSLTYTRLSHEPGSGGHGRGFRCVSDGFLLTSWGQ
- the rpe gene encoding ribulose-phosphate 3-epimerase; translated protein: MASKPIIAPSILSADFGYLAEQIAEAEQAGADWLHIDVMDGHFVPPITMGQLVTRVCRQHSQLPLDVHLMVQNPDGMLASFAEAGADHIHIHVEASSDPTASLAAIRALGCKAGLALNPPTPVERVLPYLEQADIILVMSVNPGRSGQAFMPESLEKVRQLQAAIAERGLGTLIELDGGIDASTLPAAHSAGGQAFVAGHAIFDHPQGIAAGVNALRNAALVAQH
- a CDS encoding serine/threonine-protein phosphatase — translated: MANFLKKLFSKKKGASAPLPSNAATAPLSEAQLWDLGSGERPGKYIHIIAGSALDQGQRRENNEDSLLCFNGTLGAGDMAIPFGVYVVADGMGGHRSGEIASETAVRALGHYLMQRLYKPLFGPDPQPADESLREIMEGAVSEAHRAVKRAAPGGGCTLTAALVVGTQLVIAHLGDSRAYMVHRDGRMEQLTKDHTLVKRLQEMGQLSEEEAADHPQKSVLYRALGQGDVVQADFFTGSLSPNSFLLLCSDGLWGFVEEDDIQTIINATTSPYLACLHLVEAANAAGGADNIAVVLARLVH